The stretch of DNA AATGGAACTGTGCTGTAAATGTAAAACTTTCACACAacagtcactgactacagcaaTGTACCTTTCACCACACTCATCACCAGAACGCGTGAggggctgactgaccacgtgatgcagAATTTCAGTTCTCAAGATTCTACCCCCCACCcccgtttgaaataaagttcctcctAAATGTAGAttataattcccagtttcaggctcagtttcaaggcttgctgAGCAGaatgcattcctgttttagctgaacacattgaCTGTGCATTTTGCAGAAAGAAGATCCCGAATCTggattttgctgttcagctggtgccttGCAAGGAATTGCGTCACAGTGGACGGGAATGCACTTTATAGAAAACGGTTCACGAATTGCATTGCAGTCAAATCGTATTTAATAAACACGTGTTATTGGAGAACTgctgtatattgaatggaggagcaaaattgatgggACGAAGGCActacagcagttctcattttatatttcacaatgtttaattaCGATATGAACATTGTATGGGGAAAACTACATTCAGGAGATGTTTGGACATGAAATAGCATGTGGAAATCTCAATGTGTTGGAGAGCCTATTCATTTcacaatgtttctgtgcagtctgttggaaagctctgtaaatgtttcacaagctctcagatattaggaaggaggtcactgcagggtcaacaggacggTGTTTtccgttcccttttccgatactgaggctggtgccgggagttctgtccggttttatcctttaagatctcggagcaatttgatacaattgagtgtcttgcttggccgattcagagactattgaaaaagtttatcacatgtctgtgtgtctggactCACTTTTAGGCCACACCAGGAAGGCCCGGgatattcacttcctgaaagtacattggtgtgggagatcgatgtttacaatcaacattggacacaagatcactattactgataCCGGATTTTacgtctcgatattttattaacaaTTTTTAACTTCCATCAGTTGCCAGAGAATTAACCTGGTCTGGATTAggaatccagtgacatttccacaacaacaccatctccacatggggacctatcggaaaccacactgagcagattatctCTGTGCTTCTTGACAGCTCCGTcgaaaagaactcccaccaatttgattatCGTATGGTACTgaggggtggtaattggtcagattgtaattattctcctcttaggaatttgacatagttgagtaatttttcaCGTTgccagagagatgtcagagttgcatctggaatgaaacagcttccctcggacacggcttgttgtgcagcacaagttttcagtcctattacaggaatggtgtcagggcccattgcctttgtcgtatcgactgtgttcagctgtttcttcatgtcacgtgcagcgaatcgaattaggtgaagactggcatctgtgattctgtgggcatcatggcgagggtgaggtggatcatccactcaacacgtcTGGCTGAGGATAGTGCAGACACCACATACTTGACTTTCTCACTGACGTACAGAGCTGTTCCGATATTTAGGATGCGGATATTTGTGGAGTTGTttcctccagtaaattgtttagAAGTCCATCGGCATTTATGCTTGGATTTGGCAGGAGGACAGAGCTTAGATCAGATCTGTTAGTCATGGGATCATTTCCCACTCTCCATCAGACgttagtcctgctgtttcgaatgtaaccagtcaaatGTGGTAGCTTtcatgggttgtcatcaggtttaggtgcaCGTGATTGCGACCCTGGCATGTTCATACACATTCGTCACTGAACCATGcatcggcttgatggtaatggtagactgatggatTATCTTCGggatgaagttacagattgtcattTAATATAattctgattctgctgctgctgtggtctacagcatcaGATGATAACTCAGTTTAagctgcaatatctacaattcaattctactgactgcccCTCAGTTCATACCGACACCCATTCATCCATCAGCCCTGTATTCTGtaacctaacctggtttctgatgcggtaacacttccactttcatattctcattctgctgagggcctCTCCCTGGTATCACGCCTCTAATTTGTTACtttaactcaatccatttaaAGCAATAATCTAAATCGtttcttttccacaatgtcaacttctgtatttgaagtatatgtgtttccctctgtttctctccatgaccatgattaagagctctgcagtgtcagtgatgccagacttacgtagtttcagagtcaaggaacttgtgtACCATGCGTTATTGTTCAGTTCCAGTGTAcgctgctccatgttggacagaatgtttgagcatctttgacatacttctttggaaattgtccaaaaacagaaattgctgaagaaattgctgaagatgtggcagcatcttatggaatgaatgcagtgtttatctttcaggtacagtgaccctcgacaaagctcccagtttctcaagcaattttagtatttttattacgagtatccatagttattagttttgtgaaaatttgttccatgcctattcatttctggagaaacccagcaggtgtgtcagcatctgcagagccagagaaacagagttcgcatttcaagcccagtgtgacacttcttcacaactgaaaaggattggaaccTTGGATTTTTAATAGCTTGCCTGAGGTGGGAGCtcggtgacagggaaaagagggtgtggcaaagataaaccggcttttagcagtggtgaacgagaaaaTGATATAAAATGGGTTTGAATTAAGGTGTGAATGgagaaaggggttctctctattgagtgcaagataaagaagacacaaccacacaaggtgatagggaggccaggagggagaatgttgactatATGGCATTTTAAAGAACTGGCCATAAATACAttttcactgtcgagatcatcgccccctttagacaaaggatatcaggtgcttgacttcttattggcacgagtaagcgtttcatgctgccttagtatagTAATAGggagaaaaaacaaatcacagtatgaagtttgggctgagtattgtttACTATAGTTTCAAAGTTGCAGTATtcatctttaaatgcttgttcttgaagttagtattgaatggagtgtagaaggttgagggatgacattaaAAAAGTTTCGAAAATCAGGAGAggtatgggtagggtgaatagccaaggctttTTCCACAGGATGGGCAAGTTCAGccgtagaaggcataggtttaaggtgaaagagagaaaatttACAAGGGACGCAGGGgcagtgtttttacacagagggtggcgtgggtatggaatgcgctgccagatgaagagtggtagatgcatgTACAGCTAAAACAtgtaaaacacatttggacaaacatatgaattggaaacatttagagtcatatgagccaaatgaaagcagatggaattagcttaatttggaaaacctggcttacatggacatttagaaaagcttcacgcaggttcagagtggttttgtgaaagggaagttatATTTTGCCccgtaaaatcatgcaaagtatttctggagatgcctgagaatgtaacaagcggacttgataaaggggatctgttAGACACCAGGCTTTCCTGAttttttccacaaggtattacaaaataaaagttcttacacaagacagaggCTCGCAGGATGATGGagaatgtattaacatgggatgatgattgctTAAcatatagaaatcggagagtcaggattaatggatctacATGATAAAGGTATATCTGCTGGAGGACCACAGCTATCAGTTttatggcatcagttatttacacaCTATACTGATCgtctgaaggagggagctgagcatacatccgagtttgtggatgacactgagaatcaaaaggcaggctgttatttaatggagaggacttccagaaaacgaacaatacaaagggattggagtgttcctgtgtatgaaacataaagccagcatgctgatgcagcaagtaactaggttggttcattagccggcttccagggatgaaagggttgtgttattgagaatctgTAAAATGGAGAGGTGtatattcattggggtttaaatgaatgaggagtgatactgctgaaaaatacaagacgCAGAAGGGacttgagaaggtagatgttgagaagttgttaccATTCCTGAGTGGAGTCTCGAACTCGATGACATAGATACCGAATATGGAACATCGATTTCTatctgagatgcaaagtgatgtattctctcagaaggtagtgaatgtctggaattccctaacccagagaggtgtggagggatacaaggagtcggcaaAAAAGTGGAGTTAGACCTGGAGTAGGTCGGCCATGTTTGTAATAAATGACAGGGCaatcttgaggggccgaatagcctactcttgttcctatttattaatttcacatgttatgcttttgcaaagtaactggttattttcccggAAGTTGTGTTCTGTGATGCTACATTTGggtgagcagaggatttgtttggGTTAACGCTGGGTGGCgcatgggggctgtattcacagtaaatctgggtctgtaacacgaCCCCCATCTGGAGCAGACGTTGCGGAGAtgggaagcctggaaacagagattgggggtgagtgtcacttcctgatccagcctggattttccaagtacatttccaaaactgcACCTAACCATTGGAGTGGCCTTGATTTGCCCCTGTGTCGCAggtccaaagggctgaatggaacatcagaacatagggctgagggacacgagtgggccattcgtccctttgacactactccagcAGTAAATAaagtcgtggctcatctcattgtggtcccagcccCACGTTTCTCTCcttgcaccattatccctgattcacctgtctatggaaaatcagatgaagccagcctcgatataatataaagattcagccatcaaaCCTcttggaaagagaattcccacctgaatgaattcccacttcgTGATTTGTTTTGCTCACTCCAgttgtgactgaggatggagggtgtcactctttccttttctagtccaactcttccactgctcacaacGAATTTTAAatataaccaggttggtgatatggaggatgataaaggtctcagactgagtcaggttcagtgataagaacaagtcaggcagatttctttagtcagcacAAGTTACTAACAGAACTAACGGAGGAGTATGGTGGATCTGTGGgtggcactgcttcctcacatcaccaaggagctgggttcagttccaacctcgggcgaccctCAGTgcagagtttgaacattctccccgtgcctgtgcgggtttcctcccagtgctccagtttcctgccacagtccaaatatgtacaGTTTAAAGTggattgtccatagtgcccagggatccgtagattaggtgggttagttatgggaaatacagggttacatggataaggggggggggggcacgtctaggtgggatgctgtttggtggaTCAGTGCGGACTTCACACTTtagaggttctatgacaatgacaacaaatttggactatacaaacacccagCGGGTATATACCTAATCCACTCTCCTcaaggttttgtatgtttcattctcattccaagaCTAACCTGTTAAAACCTTCATAATATTAccccttcaccccaggaatacgtgaaatgaaatatctctgaactgcttcaatgtaattatatccttcctcagataaggagatatAAAAAACTAATCAGATCATAATGTTTAtaattgttttctcaaaatgctgtgagtctttggaacactcttccccacagagcattggaggcagagatattgaatatttttgagggaCAAAtggaaggttcataaataacaacaaagtcaaggattatcgaggaatgggcagcaatgtGCAATGTGGTGGGGGGAAGGTAAACAGTGGTATCAAATAACACTgatccagaacatccaggaatataatgcaaaataaaatgataatatcgataaaacATTcaggggaatccaagatggcggcgattgggaaggtctgctttgctgtgctctgcatcacagcacgggcaaagtggttctctAACGCAtcccatcccagccatttacgtaaaattcaacactaaaagagtgatagaatctttactaatcccgttttatcaagtggaaatgacaaaacatgggaaaggatcgagtaagtcccaacatGTGGTGCTTccgtcagaagcatcgagccTGCCTGAGGCTGGAGCTGCCATGATTGAAGAAGGGTTCAGCAGTGGCTAGAGCCGCTCTCAGCcatgctccaaaaacatgagcagcaacttgacagtCTTGGAAATagaacgaggtaaaaacaatgactgcagatgctggaaaccagattctggatcagtggtgctggaagagcacagcaattcaggcagcatccgaggacaggacAGACGATGCCAAGTGCCGAACTGCAGTGGCAGAGACCGCGATCGATTCCTTTCAGGAGAGGATCCTCGCCTTTGAAAACCAGGTCCATACCTTAACTGAACATGACGACGACCTCGAGAACAAGGGTaggatgaagaatgttcacatcGTCGGTTTGCTGGACCGGACGGAAGGTGGTCAGCGGGTGAGTTTATTGAGAACTGGCTGCTgtgattccttcacttcaaaactgaaaagggaCAGGTGAAGACTGAGACAGTTCGTCGGGTTATGGTGCGCAGGTCAGACTCAGACCAATGTCTTCGCCCTGTCCTTGTGCGGTTACATAGTTATGGgataaacaaagactgatggaatctTCCAGAACCCAGGGGAAAGATCCGATGGCTTTAATTCAGGAGggctccaggattatgttctttcaggacttttcaaccgcggtgattcaggaaagaaactcttttgatgatatcaagagaaggATAAGCAAACTCGGGGTTCAGTATTCCTTACGGTAGCCGGCGGTGCTCCGTATTGCTTTCAATGGTCCATACACTcttctgactctccagagaaagcgaAAACTTTGTGGATATTCTTAAGTAAGATGGATGtttagataatcatgtttctctcttaaagaaattttcttggaattttctggtattaaccagtgttaaattgtagtcggggatgggtagagtactcacctttaacttcttcattagtattactgctctttttctctttccttgttTGTGTCTGGGGTGCGGCTCAAGCTGGAGCGGGTTACAAAGGTACTTGTGATGATTAAATACCGACGAAAGGGCTGTTGAAGCACGActtttgttgttaattgccctggatgTCATATTAGTAGCGGGCAGAAGATAAAGTTTTGGGATATGGAACCGTCCCCACTGGGCGGGCGTGGGGTAAATTCCCTATGGAGTGTCATTGGCACGTTGGATTTTGTTTCgttctttgttttgctttggtgtgtttagttttggaaagttttgataGCTTGTTCGATGTATTAGTCTTAGTTTGTGTTGTTTTTATGCTCTATGAGTCTTTTTTCATTCATGATCAGTGatgtgggctgcacggtggcacagtggttagcactgctgccttacagcgccagagacccgggttcaattcccgcctcaagcgactgactgtgtggagtttgcacattctccccgtgtctgcgtgggtttcctccgggtgctccggtttccaaagatgtgcaggtcaggtgaattggccatgctaaattgtccgtagtgttaggtaaggggtgaatgtaggggtatgggtggttggcgggtcggtgtggacttgttgggccgaagggcctgtttccacactctaaagtaatctaatgtactttctagtcttagaaaggagagggtggatgttgtcctattgcagaagatgcaccttgatgacaaggaacatgtgacattacagcagggcgggtttgatcgggtttatttctcgttttTAATAGtaggagtaggggagaagccatactggatTGGAAGAATCTTCCAGATAACTTACTAGATAATATTAAACATTCACAGGAGGATCATAATCCCCAAACCCTTGAACTATGGGAAGTAATGCAGTATTTTGAATGGTAATTGCCTCCCGGCGCACCCTCTTTGAACCGTgctagatgcattttccaaattaagttatcATGTCTCATGGCGCAATAGTGTGGAAGATTTCGACTGCCTTATGTACCCCAgagtggacagaatgtccaaaaaTCCCCCAATACCCTCgatataatgtaagcaattagttgATTCTGATgcagagctggtggatgtctggaggcacaTCTACCTCataagtagggattttattttctcctttaacccgcagaaatgccaCACAAAGGTTGATCTCTTCcacatccctgcaacaatcttagattcggtggcatcctgcacaattgggaaaattaccatttctgaccatgaagcagtacAACAGTTTCGAGAcgctggcgaatggatccctttttTCATAAGGCTagttagttcattgagtatttctatAATGatttcagatctttcttagccattaattcagattcaaccagtaacccATCCCTTCTATAGGAAACTGCTAACGCTCAtgccaagggaataattattcctcaggaagcggcagaagggggAGCAGCAATGTTTGTTTGAAACACGGTTAACGACAGCCGAGAGAGCTTACTTTGATAGACcctcagtggctaagctgcagaggatcacaacgcttcagtctacagtgaattccacgctcacacagacagcaaagaaggaactTACTGTTGAAAAACAAAGGTTGTTTGAACATCgtgataagccaggcaagtaTTTAGCCTAACTTGCCAGGAAAACGTGCGCCCCTCTCAAGCCATTACCTTAATTAGGGAAGGTACTAGGATCCGTCCCTccgattccaaaaagattaatgcagcctgTCCGAGATATTTCTtcgaattatttcagactgaacattttgagaatagatggattaagatggagtcatttttcaagaacctgggtcttccaggagtaacccctgaataaGTGTAGTGCCTTCATGCACCATTGTCAGCACAGGAGggtgtgaagcagattcagaatgtAAAGGCCCACGTTCCTGATGGATTTCCTAGTGAATttcataaataatttataaacctattgtcagggctgatgttgaCCGCGTTCCATCACTCGTACAGTCacgaacccctccctccatccttaagagaggctcacATCTCTCTGATGCTTaagaaaggaagaccctggaggattgtgcttcttaccCTCCAATCTCACTTTcaaatgttggtttcaaaatccCGTCTAAAACCCGTGCATTAACTTGGAAACTTTGCTGCGTTCCGTTGCAAAAGAGGACCAAACAGGTTTTATAAAGGGCCGCCGATCTTCCTACAATGTGAAGaggttactcaatatgatccaagagtgtcaacaacaatctgtccagggattaaTGATCcctttagatgagagaaggcatttgactggattgagtggccggatctcttctgtacattggAACGATTTGGTCGATGCAAAGcttttatcaagtgggtgagggtcctttaCTGCGATCCTTTGActgcggttctcactaatggtgtgccaaccagtaatattaatatttctccagggagccgaccaggttgacacctttcaccattgttatttatgttggtgattgagccactggcggaggcgATCCGTCGGGATGCCAACgtatctgccccagaagtgggatagaagtcacgtaaaattacattgtatgcagatgagggtcttacgtttttgtcaaatcccgcaatttcaGTAgatcatgtgatgcaatgcatcaATTTACTTCTTGCCTTTCCAGGCaagaagattaattttacaaagttggaggccatgcctatgggaggtcttaaagaaatacctgatactgagggcaaatcctggtttcctttgaaaAGGTCAACGGGttggtttccctatttcagtatattcattgcatctgtctttgatcatttatttaacgtgaactgtgtccatttgtttgacaaaattaaacaagaccttcaaagatgggaggcatttccaatatcctggctaggtcggaTATCTGTAATTAAAacgaatgtccttcctcatttcctacaccccgtgtgaatgctttgtttgatgtttcccagacagacgAGCCatgtgggcggcactgtggcacagtggttagcactgcggcctcgcagttccagtgacccgggttcactgcccacctcagacgactgactgcatgaattttgcacattctccgtgctccggttttctcacacagtccaaaaatgtgcaggttaggtgaatgggccatgctaaattacccgttgtgttaggtgaaagggtaaatgtaggggaatgggtctggttgtgTTACgttttggcgggttggtgtggacttgttgggctgaagggcctgtttccacactttaagtattCTCATCTAAGATGTTTTTTTAGGAAATaaaatggctggtttagctcttttatttggcaccataagcgattctttatcaagctaacaaaattgcaactgctcCACAGATTTTGGGGAGTTGATCTCCCCATTAAAAGCAatcaattcagttttttttcatcGTATGTGAGTGCCTGGGCCGCTGAGGTCTCGGCATCAGTGCGGCtagacattgagccctctcagacaaagtgaacccttattagtNNNNNNNNNNNNNNNNNNNNNNNNNNNNNNNNNNNNNNNNNNNNNNNNNNNNNNNNNNNNNNNNNNNNNNNNNNNNNNNNNNNNNNNNNNNNNNNNNNNNNNNNNNNNNNNNNNNNNNNNNNNNNNNNNNNNNNNNNNNNNNNNNNNNNNNNNNNNNNNNNNNNNNNNNNNNNNNNNNNNNNNNNNNNNNNNNNNNNNNNNNNNNNNNNNNNNNNNNNNNNNNNNNNNNNNNNNNNNNNNNNNNNNNNNNNNNNNNNNNNNNNNNNNNNNNNNNNNNNNNNNNNNNNNNNNNNNNNNNNNNNNNNNNNNNNNNNNNNNNNNNNNNNNNNNNNNNNNNNNNNNNNNNNNNNNNNNNNNNNNNNNNNNNNNNNNNNNNNNNNNNNNNNNNNNNNNNNNNNNNNNNNNNNNNNNNNNNNNNNNNNNNNNNNNNNNNNNNNNNNNNNNNNNNNNNNNNNNNNNNNNNNNNNNNNNNNNNNNNNNNNNNNNNNNNNNNNNNNNNNNNNNNNNNNNNNNNNNNNNNNNNNNNNNNNNNNNNNNNNNNNATAAAATAAGTGGAAAACTGCCAAAGAACTAGATTTTCAGAGTGTTGTCTATATATTTTAGAGAAATACTTGTGTAAAGaaatttattaaagaagaacCAGAATGTCCAAGGCAGGACTATTGCCTAGAGCAGGACTATGCAGCACCTGAGCGCTTTAGGATTTCACACCCAGAACAAAGAACTGCAATGGTTCAGTGGAATTGATGAgaaaccttttcttaaaaaaaaaagaaaattatagtTTCACAAGACATTTCAGAAGAAGCAAAACCAATGTTACTTTACAATAGAACAAACCTCACCTCAGTGAAGCTGAAGAAAAGCCCTACTCCACCCAGAATCCTTAGAGCCTGACCAGAATGTGTCAGCATGACATTCCCACAAGTTTTACAACCTTTTGGTTTGCAGtgctgtcaaaaaaaaaacagcatttaaaggaaaatttgaaaatattttcactAGACAAGGTAGGTTACACAGACACTCTTTAATAAAGCAACATCTATGTagtagttaattattttctgaatgttaCATTTGTTCAGTAAAGTAACTAGAAGGGTTTCCTTTCAAAAATTAACCTTCTGCTTCAGTTCTATTTAGTATGCAAGAGCCTCACTGAGCAGCATTAGGGTAGAAAGTTACACAGAAAAGCACGTTCTAACTTTGGGAATATTTAATCATAGATCATATAATCAgaatacagaagaggccctttggcccactgaatcCTCACCAACAAAGAAAAAGTTACTCTAAGTCtacattaatcccactttccagcatttggcccagtacttgaaatgtcataacatttcaaAGCTATGATTTACATAATTTTTAAAGGTTAGAGTTTTCCCACCTCCcaagcagtgtattccagattctcaccactcactgggtgaaaaatattttcctcaaatcccctctaaacttcctgcctttcactttaaaggtATGCTCCCTTGTTACAGATCCTTCAACTAAGGAGAACATTTGCTTCAGGGAAATACCTACATTTATCCCACTGACCGGAAATCTGTGCCTAGGTCACCAATCCATTTTGTCACCAGGAATAGTTCCAAGGATCATTTCTCCTTTCTAAACATCCCACACTCCCACCCCCATCTCTCTCCTCTAATAGCACCATCAGAGTGAGTGAAAGTTAGTTCAAACCTGAACACATTGCCAAACTGTAATAATGAATTATTTGTTTCTACACAGCCAATTTCACAAATTCAAATAAGACCCCAATATCATATTTCTGAGAACAAATAGATTGATGGGATGCATTAACATTCATTTCCTCGAAATTCTAAGCAGCAAGTATATACCATGCCTGATACTGAATATTACCCTTCAATGTTGTGCAGGAAACTCTTAGTTTGCTGACAACATGATTTTGAATGTCATCAATAATCCAAGAAATATTACTCACTTCTTTACACAATAAATGATCAGTCAAGTAGGTGGCAATATTCTCTGTATCATTCATAAATCCACAGCAATTCAGCTGGTGTTCTAGATCTTGTCTGGTTGTATTTGACATTCCGTTCCAGGTCAACTTTAGCAGATGCTCCTAAACAAAAATCAATGTCACATAACATACTGATTTCTGATAAGTCACTTTTGAAGTTTACCATATGACCTTAAACGTAGCAGCATTCCAAGTAGGTGATGTGGATTTTCAGTGAGGTTACCTACAAAGTTTGGATTTTAGTTCAAGACCAACATGTTGGAGCAGTGATGCGAGTTCTTTTCCCAAAGCTCCTACAGCTTGTTATAGAAGTTCACTTCAGggagcataagaactaggagcaggtgtaggcaaTTCACCCCCAAGTCTGCTCTGGCATGTGTTGTTTTGACTATTTGCCTATTTTGACTGCTTAACCACTACTTAATTTTGAGTTCCATTTCTGATTGGAAAAATCAGGAGGAAAAAGCAAGATCCCAATCTGGGGGTGTAAGCCCATCAATCTAGGTTTGCACACCTATGCAGGACTGATGAAATACTATGCTGTTGGGAGgtattaaattttgtttttatcttcAATTTTttgcatgggatgtgggtatcattgcAATGGCCAACATTTGTAGGCATCCCTAACTGCGCTTCAACTGAG from Chiloscyllium plagiosum isolate BGI_BamShark_2017 unplaced genomic scaffold, ASM401019v2 scaf_6237, whole genome shotgun sequence encodes:
- the LOC122546862 gene encoding tetraspanin-31-B-like, with amino-acid sequence EHLLKLTWNGMSNTTRQDLEHQLNCCGFMNDTENIATYLTDHLLCKEHCKPKGCKTCGNVMLTHSGQALRILGGVGLFFSFTEVSHQFH